A window of Amaranthus tricolor cultivar Red isolate AtriRed21 chromosome 8, ASM2621246v1, whole genome shotgun sequence genomic DNA:
ttttttatcaattattttttttaaggttaACTAAACAAGGCCTTAGCTTTCTTGCACTCTACCCTACACCCACACTTATTACCTAATAAGTCCTTTTTTATAGACATCAGAAGGTCAATGAAGCAAACATATGAATCACCAAAAAGATCAAGCGTGACTGCAATGACAAGCCTTGCTCGAACAAGCGCTCCCTGCTCGTTGGAGCAAGGCCAACCAAAACTCTTTGCATGCTTCTGCCACAGGCTGTCCTAGTGCTTTTTCGAGCAACCCCCTTATGCTCCCCCTTTTCGGTTCTTTGTAGCTTTTTACTCATGGCACTTCATGCCCAAATTACTTCTACTTCACTTTCTTCATCAAAGCAAGTTAAAGATTGATTCACTAGAGGATCAAACTCATCACCACTTGTGGGTGATTTGGTTCTTACAACAACATATAAATGTGTTGATACACAAGTTGAATTCTAGACATGATATAATCATCAAGCCAAACTTTCATTCATAATACTTGCATATACTATCTAACTCTTGCTGCTAACCATGAGTTAGATACTTGGTTTTGAATTTCGAACAAACTTGTGGCAGGTTAAAGTTTTTGGCTTTTGCCTGTTAACTACTTCTATGAAGAAACCACTAGGTATATGTCAAAACTCAAATCCTATTGCAGTTTTGAAAATCAAGCAAAACGAACAAGGCTTTATTGTACTTAAGAGTGTTTTTCAATTAGTTGAAAGTATGAAACAAGCAAAGGTCAACACCTAACTTTTGTGACGCTAGCTTGGGTAGAGTTATATTCGTTGTTTTGCATGTCTGcacaattaatttatttcacTTAAAAATAAAGGCTTCTTGGATGCATGACAGATTGTATGATAAATCAAAGCTAACATTTCTCTAATGTGTTAATAGTTTAGGAGGCAATTGTTTATACTTCTATTCGTCGTGTATGAGGTTTATTTCACACCATATAGAAATTGACATGCTTCATCATTTATTTAATTGCTCAATAATGTTTTTGCAGTTGATGGACAGGTCAAATGTGAGAAATGGATCCGTGATGATGCAAATCACTTTGGACAGTCCAAGGCTAGTTTGTGGTCGGACCGGTTGATGGGACGGCGGAAACAAGTCGAACTGGGCTGGCCATTTCCTTTCTTAGAGGATAGTTTTTTTGTCTTTACCACTGTTGCTGGCTTGGAAGGTTATTATGTTAGTGTCAATGGAAGGCATATCACCTCATTTGCTTATCGCAATGTAAGTATTTCATTGACAAGGCTGGAACTGCCAAAATCGATATAACCTCCTTTGCATGTCTATGTTTATTGGAGAAACCTTTTATTCTGATTACTTTCTATATTTGGTTTCCGGATTTCTCTATGTGCTTACTCCCTTTGTCCCAAAAAATTAACCCCATTTTCTTCTTAAACCAGTTCTATTAAATTTGTCACTTTTCTATTTTTGACCATAATCCACACTCATTCTttaaatttcatccacacatttaCCTTACCTtttcatctcatcaacacattTCTCCACTTTCCCATAAAATATACATTTTTAccactttttcttgattttcaccCTGTTTGTACTTGGGGATATTTCTTTGGGGCAGAGCGAgtacataaaaaagtttttgtttTCACATTGTCCCTGTACTTCTGTGcaatatatgatattatgtaacTTAATTTAAAGTTGCTCTCTGTATATGACAGGGCTTTGACTTAGAAGATGGCATGACACTTCATGTGTATGGGGATGTTAGTGTACATTATGTATTTGCTGCTTCCTTGCCAACATCAAATCCTAGTGTGGCTCCTGAGAGGCATCTTGAGATGTTGCCCAAGTGGAAGGCTCGACCTCTTCCCGAAGTGCCTGTTGATCTTTTTATTGGTACAATTTCAGCTGGAGACCATTTTGCTGAACGTATGGCAGTTCGTAAGTCTTGGATGCAACATCCCTTGGTTAAATCTTCAATTGTTGTAGGCCGCTTCTTTGTTGCACTGgtaagaggcaatgttgacacATTCCTACATTCGAGGTCTACTAATCATGtcatattttagtttttaatttaataagtcCAAAACTGTTGGCAGCATGACAGAGAAGCTATAAACAAGGAGTTGAAGAAAGAAGCCGATTTTTTTGGTGATATAGTTATTGTTCCATATCTCGACAACTATGACCTTGTTGTTTTGAAGACTTTAGCAATTTGTGAATATGCGGTGAGTACACAAATGTTTCGTGATAAGCATCAATTTGAAGGCTGTTGTTGACTAAATCCTCTCATGTTTTCTTTGCAGGTGAATATGTTGTTGACAAAATATGTCATGAAATGCGATGATGATACTTTTGTTAGGGTGGATGCGGTGCTTGAGGAAGCAGAGCGCATCAATAGTAAGAAGAGCATTTATGTTGGAAAACTAAATTATAATCACCAACCTCTACGTAGTGGTAAATGGGCAGTAACATACGAGGTATGAGGAATAATTTTGAAGGTTGTCATTGTCGTTTTTGAACTTATATGTATGATTTATGATAGTTGTGTAATGTCTGTTGTCTGCCCATTTCAAAACTTGCTTTTTATAAGTAGGCTCAATATAGCATCTTGTGTTACATGGAATATCATATTACCTTAAGAATCTTTGTTGAATTCTTGATACTTTGACTTGGATCTGGACACTAAGATCGTTCATTTTGGATAGGAACTTGTGaataattttttgcaaaatgtGGCATGTCATCGATACTTTAACACGGGTACGGATATTTGACACTTAAGTTTGGACCAACATTTGATAACTTTCATTATGTGGCGTTGTGGCCAATTGACAAATACCTGTGTTTGACACTAGTACCCTAGTCTGAGTACATAAGCACTTAGGTAAGCATTCTTACATTTGGGGGTTGGGTGTACTTCAGTGAGATGATTCTGGATATATGCACTAATCTTCAATACTCTAGTTATAAACTTCCCTTTGTAACATTTCAGGAATGGCCAGGCGAAATATATCCTCCATATGCAGATGGACCTGGCTATATTGTTTCTTCAGACATTGCTCAATTTATTGTGACAGAGTTTGAGAAGAATAGATTGAGAGTATGTCAGACTATATATACCATATCTTCAGCTCAAGTTTTGACATTTTTGTAttgaatttaataagatttatCTGACGTTGTAGTTATTCAAGATGGAGGATGTGAGCATGGGGGTGTGGGTTGAGCAGTTCAATAAGTCGAGGCCAGTGGAATATGTGCACAACTCGCATTTTCATCAGTCCGGCTGCATTGATGATTATTATACTGCCCATTATCAATCTCCTAAACAACTGATTTGCTTGTGGGAAAGACTGCAAACTGAAGGGCAAGCCATATGCTGCAATCTATAACATTATTaccatatacatacatatttatataccaATTGGACAATTTTTGGAGAATTCAGGAACTAGGATGTGAGGCAAAGAAGTTTTCAGTTGTAGATAGTTTATACTTGTGTAGTCATCTTGCGCCAACATGTATACAACTATACAAGGAATTTTTGTTAGAACTTATAATGAATGAATTTAAAGTTAACATTGAGTTATTCAAGAGTTTAGCAAATACAATGCAAATAAGAGCAGTTCTTGCAACGTTTCTGAACATCATAATACTACTATTTTGCTAATGATATAGGTAATCAGGACTACTTGCGTTTTTGGCGGCACGAATTGAAGACTAATGCACAAATCATCTTTCTTATTTCCAGGTATGAATGCTCTCCAATTTATTCTGCTATGAAGCAAGAAGCCCATGTTTTAATTTAATCAATCTATTTAAAAATGTTAGTCTTTCTTGCAAGTCAGACAGATATCAGAGTATATTGGACTAACATTCAGTCCATGAGATATTATAAGACTTGCCTTTGGCATGCATTTATGTTTGGTTAGCAATGTCCTACACTCTTATAATGATGTACATGATTGAACATTTTTAATAGTTCATAATTGATGCAAATGATTATGATCATTAGATTATAGGAAAAGCCCTTATTTATCAGTGTGTATGAGGTCTGATCCTGTTGAAGTGGAAGATAAAGCAAGGGACTCAGTGATTCCTTCTAAAGTAGTGGCTGAAAAGGAGGAATCATATTCCGTATGATATATTCTCCAGAAATCCCACTAAACCTCCAAATTACTACTTTCCAACTGTGTGTTTCTTCCctaattttttaatcttatctaCGCCTGTTTCTCTTTTCTCaactttttttcttctttcccTGCTTCAATCGGTCTTttatttcatgattttcttaGCCTCATTGTCCGCCTTCCGAAGCTTTTCAAATCATGAATGGATTGCTCAAGTTGATTTGAGGTCTATCGTGTTACGATACGATCTTCTTAATTGTGTTAGAACTTTGCAAATTGTCTGCCATTCATCAAAATGATGATCAGTCATATGCTGCTTTCAATCTAGTGCTAGTATTTTGCTCTTTCttccctttcctttccttttgttTGTCTTATTTGGTTATTGCAGCTCTAGTAAAGCTATTGTCGAATAAACTCAGAAAAAAATGTAAGAGGACTCAAATTTGTTTGAACAACCATGGAATAAAAATGAGGTAAAACACCCACTGATTTTGGGCTTATTGAACCGCAAAACCCCATTATGTTatctgtgattttaaattcataaagtatCAACCACTCTaaattatattgttattttaacaTACAGTCATCACTATAATTTTATAAGCGTATTGGGTTTTAAAAGCTTTAGCCATTGTTAACTGTTATTTTAGTAGCCATTATTATCTGCAATTTTTTTCTATgcgaataatatgaaataacatAAATGAGTATACAGCTGAAGATTAGATGATCATGTCACACAAGTTGGAAAATTTGCTTTTTTATTTGCATTGTCATATGTTACAATTACCAAATAACCCATGAAAAGTAAAAAAAGGTATTGGGACATGCAAATTTCTAATTTCTTAGAAGTACGAAAGGAAGGTTGAAGATTCCAGTGTCTGATCTGGATCTGATTTCTGAATTAAATGCAGTGATCTCATGATTTTACAGTGAAATCCAGAACACCAGCAGTACAATACAATACTGGAATAAGCTTCCTGTCAAAACAACAAAGATgaagattaagaaattaaatgtcaaacccaaataaaacaaatttaaataattaaatttttttttaaaaaaaaaagagagaaaaaggaAGAATAAGAAAATGAAGCTTTTGCTTTACTTGCATCAGGagaaaacaaatttaaagaaagCTTATACCTTTAATCCAAGGAGTAAGTCTTAGGCCAGCATTCCAAGAATTCTGAAAGTAACAATCAGTGGTTGTATTGACACCACTTGGACAATTACACACAAAACTGTTGTAAATACCAGTGTAAGCACAGGCTCCATTACTCTTCTCACAGTTGCTGCAATAAAGTGGATAATCATTCTTCACATTGAACTTGTACTTTAATGCCACCCCGTATTTCCATGCTTCTGGGTTTGTGTCTTGATCATTGAAACTGTATATTGCGGTATATGCCTTACATTGTACCTTCTTCAGGTCCATCTCAAAGGTCGGTCCAAGATCTACTGGTGCGTACACACAGCATGTGTTGATTGGGACGTTCAGCTGACTAATTGGCTGACAAGAGTACAGCGAGCTGCATAGTGTTGTACCTATTTGCAGTAGTGCATCCAAAAAAGGTATATCATCTTTAGGGTAATTCATTCGTATCGTTTTTAGCTAGAAACGTCATTTAGCTTTATTAGTGTTTAAAATATGTATGAAAAACAAAATTCCAAGAAACAAGCATCTCTATGGTGCAGCAATTGTACCTGAATTAGCACACTGGGGGACGTTAGTGGTGTTTCCATTGATGGCCCCTTTATATATAGGGGAAGAGTCAACGGAACAGTCTAGCAAAGCGAAGACACTACTATCATCGAAAGTGAAAGGGGCATCCCAGTCGAGGCTAAACCCTTCACTAGGCTGAGTACAGAAACAGGTAGACATGGTAGGGTCAGAAACATAGAGTATCTGATTTTCGTAGTCGATGTTGGTAACAGGGTAAGAGCCAGTGTGAGTGATGAAAGTTAGTTGCCTTTGGGTGCAAGTAACGTGTTTGGTGAAGCGAGGATCTCCACAGCCTTGACCACCCCCAAAGGGGTAGCGAAGAGGGATGTCACCACAAAAGCGCTGACATACTTGTGATTGGATGGGGCGGAGGAGGAAGAGGAGGCATAGAAGAGGCAGGAGGTGGTTTTGGTTCATCATGGTTATAGATAGTATTGGTTTATGTGTGGAAGCTGGTTTATAAGGGGTTGGTTAGAGCTAAAAAGGAGAAGGATAGTGGAAGTAAATATGTATAGAAAGGAGTAAGGAGTAAAAGGCAATTGGCAaatgaaggaagggaggaaggATTAGGCTAGGACCAATATAGATTGATATAATTTGGGCTTTATTGTAATGGGGAATATGATACCAATGTGGGTAGACAAGATGCCATCTTTAAGGGTCAGTTCTTGCTTTGTTTAATATGATACCAATGGAGGCTGGAGGATTAAATATGCTTTTAGTGTCATACAAGTCATCATATTCCTATCATGCTATCTTTCTCCTTTTTACCCTTTTTGGAGGCGGGGGTGTAGTATTAGTAGTAGGTTGAGGAAGGTCTGAACTTCAAACAAGTTAGGGGTTTGAAACAAAGATAGTATAGTCTTGAAAAATGCAGTAAGAAAGAAGGTTGTAGGTTGGAAGAACGTCGGTGAAGGTGGAAATCATAATTAGATAGTAGTGTTGTTGTACTGCCAAGTATTATGTTAGTTAAGCATGTGCAAGACTTACTATTACACATGACCATCTAAGTGATAGTATGTTAATTTGTATTACATTATTGTTAAATAAATGTTACtaattgttaattgttaattgttaatagtaatagtaataccAATAATTAAGGTATCTTTGggttttgtattattattaattttataatattattattattaatttgagacaagttataaatttaggaatttttaatatgttaatgaaaaataattatattttacatAGGGAATAATTACTCTTTAGTTTGTATCTCTTTAGTGTAATCCAATAATTTCATTATACatcaattttcataatatttctAGTCTTTAATTTCAGGGTCTCTGAAAATAATTAGTGCGTACAAGTCGGTCCGAATACTCGggtcatcaaaaataataataataatttatacaactTTTGTtgtattgtaaaaaaattttgattttcaagGTTTGAGGTCATTTTAAAGTTATCTTTTATTCATCTTAGACCcgtttgattttttatatttttatttatgtagcttctaataaattttataactaAGATGTTGTTTGTAAAATAGTTCTTAAATCAtatgataaattattttaaaaaaatctacttcaaaaaaaattgaacaaaatgaGCTTAAAAAACTTAGTGGAAGCTTATTATCAAAGTTGTTAGAATCGGaattatgatcgttgaagaGGTAAGATCgaaatcatcattatcattgtACCCAATATCCCGCACAAAGGCAGGGTCTGGGTGAGGGAAGGTGACGAATAATCTATACCCGTACTCCTTTAAAGGGAAGACTAGAGGAAGGTGGTTTATTTTACCCTCAAAAAGAAAGAGTCCTGCATAGAAAAAAATGAGTGATGACTGACAATGTTATCTAATGATTAAAAACATTGATAAAAgaaccaaacaaacaaaaacacaaataaaatgaaaaataaaaatactactgagaatattatatgaaaagatgagtaggtaaaaaaaaaaccctaacacAAAGAAAGAGCAAGAAATGAACAACTAGACACTAGGGCAAAGACTAAAGAACCTATCGGTAGTCCAAAACATTGATCTGGTGTCTCCACCTATTTCTATCCCTAGTCAAGTCCGCAGAAAGGCGCATCTCACTCAAGTCATTCTTAATTTGCTCAACCCACGTCTTCTTTGGTCTTCCTCAAGTCTTCTTACCCTTCACTATGATACATTCTATCCTTCTAACAGGCGAGTCGATTGACTTCATGTGttgacttttaaaaaaatatttttaatagtcatttttaatatatatatatatatatatatatatatatatattatatacatatatatatatatatatatatatatatatatatatatacatatatatatatacatatatatatacatctatatatatatatatacatacatatatacatatatatatacatatatatatatatatatatatacatatacatatatatatatatatatatatatatatatatacatatgtatatatatatacatatgtatatatatacatatacatatatatatatatatacatatatatatatacacatatatatatatatatatatatatatatatatatgcatacatatatatatatatacatacatatatatatacatacatacatacatacatacatacatacatatatatatatatatacatatatatatatatatatatatatatatatatatatatatatatatatatatatacacatacatacatatatacatatatatatatatatatatatatatacatacatacatacatacatacatacatatatatagatatatatatatgtatatatatatatatatatatatatatacatatatacatatatatatatatatatatacatatatatacatatatacatatatatatatatatatatatatatatatatatatatatatacatacatatatatatatatatatatatatatatatatatatatatatatatatatatatatatatatatatatatatatatatatatatatatatatatatatatatatatatatatatatatatatatatatacacacacacacatacatatatatatatatacgtacatatatatatatatacatacatatatgtacatatatacatatatacatacatatatacatatatatatatatatatatatatatatatatatatatatatatatatatatatatatatatataaaatgaatatatatatatatatatatatatatatatatatatatatatatatatatatatatatatatatatatatagaaaaaagtTCAAGTGAGAACAGTTCTTATATAAGAACAGTGAGAACCAATCTGCATgataaaaaaagtgttacttttttaataaaaaggtgttacttttaaaggtgttactttttttgaaaaaaaaagatgatacttttaggcaaaataatgttactttaagaaaaaaattctgaaaaaaactcacaaaaatgGTGTTACTTTATACATAAAAAGATGTTACTTTtcaaaaaaatgtgttactttgtattgatatttttttttcaaaaagtaacaCTTGTTAgctaaaaagtaccagatttcttaaaaacaaaagtaacattttttttgtccaaaagtaacacattttctgtgataaagtaacacatttttatctaAGAGATttgttctcacggttctcaatTAAGGTTAGTTCTCACAGGAACttaaccatatatatatatatatatatattgaaatatggacactagtggaaaaaaacgtatttgctgcggtttgtagatacgcagcaataaataggaaaaaaaataagaaaaaaaataatcattaattgctgcggttttgggggctgaccgcagcagaTAAAgtccttttttgctgcggttttaaaccgcagcatttaaaataggccatttgctgttATCACTATtgtttggggccaaaaccgcagcaaataatggcaaaaaccCGCAGCAACtgagattttttccactagtgggattatatgaaaatatcttACTATTGAATCTACTTTTGTTAGATTAGATGATTAGATCGTACGAACATTAAGATCTTACTTACGATATGATTCGATTGCATATTTTTAAATCGTAGATAAAAATCGAAATTTTAATAACCATACTTATTAGTGTAAGAATAAGTTAGGTTCGTTACTTTGTACAAGTATAGGATAAACAGCATACAAAACAAtcacttgttcattttcatataGACTTCACCTTTATGTCATACAATGAAAGTAGACAGAGTGctagacaaattaaaaatgcTTTTTATCATATGATTATGATGGTATTATAATTATAAGTCATAAACTTATAAGTCCTAcccttttattttgtaaaaattaacactaataatttaatatctcacttatttattgttaataattcacctttaaattattttctattgaTCTAACATTTGCCATACATGTGCTCACAATATAccattttactaataataggtaataatataatatgttatcaGCAAACTAAAACTAATGTTGAATTATTCACAGCAAATTAAggcaaatattagattattaaaaaataatttaaaagtagAATTATTCACGATAGAGAAgcaaaaaattagattattaatgtcaatttttcatttattttttatacaatTAATATATTTCTTTGTAACAATTTTGGAACATGCATATCAATGTATAATTTTAACGAACGAGATTTCTAGtcttttttaattgaaatattgtaaattaataatttattgaaaatatatattaagacgaatttaacaTGGTTTCACGtggttatatatattttttgtaattaacTATTTAATAATGAAAAGGAAAGTATTACTTGTAAATAGTTATAAGTATTAAAAGTTGGAGGAAGTAAATATTGATTAATGTATTGGGATCTTTTTCATTATAAACGTaagatttttatatttattttcaaatgaaaggTAAAATTTAcaagttttttaaatttttttcccaCAAATAATTTCATAAACAAATTGGATAATAATGAAgtgtttattattttgtaagtaGTGTTCCTTTGAAGTTGCCTAAGGACTAAAAAGCTATCTTATTTTTTGAAGCATATCACATGGAGTTTTCTTAGAGAGACGAAGGTATTATTAAATCACTaactaatatttaatttagAGATGATAATGGATACTGGATCCGACCCAAATCCGTCGACCTGAGTTTGAGTCCTATTTTTTTAAAGCCATTGGATTCGATGGATTTGGATCAATATTGATTTGACGGATCTGGTTCTGAGTCTTAAAAATATCTAGACCCAGATCCGTGGACATAGGACccgttttattatatttaaaaaagtttCTAATTGTCTAACCCTACGTCCCTATTCCTAATGAATTACTTCAAAGAAAAAGACATTCTTTGTCTCGCTGTTTCACTTCAGTCTTTCTTCCTCATTTTATGTATCGTCTCATTGTTACTGTTTCTCCCTCACCCTCATTCTCTGTTTCACAGTTCCTCAACGTCGCTGCTTCCGAATCCCAACCACCGCATATCCACCTCCTGTTCGCAC
This region includes:
- the LOC130820526 gene encoding hydroxyproline O-galactosyltransferase GALT6-like yields the protein MKKGSNKFDSVYIVSRLRSLHLLMGLVFVYCFLMTTQFPALLRFLENTETPPRFTIQTSWQKKPPGIISNLVFTGRIRNDDNSSIYKSGMQAWLLGSELWRQLKNPKGDEGAAPETATRCPEKVSETETEFNGMVKLPCGLTVGSHITVVGQVKKGHEEKEPSISLGKDVMVSQFMVELRREKVVRGEGAARLLHFNPRIKGDWSEKPVIEMNDCYRGQWGTAVRCEGWRSPSTHETVDGQVKCEKWIRDDANHFGQSKASLWSDRLMGRRKQVELGWPFPFLEDSFFVFTTVAGLEGYYVSVNGRHITSFAYRNGFDLEDGMTLHVYGDVSVHYVFAASLPTSNPSVAPERHLEMLPKWKARPLPEVPVDLFIGTISAGDHFAERMAVRKSWMQHPLVKSSIVVGRFFVALHDREAINKELKKEADFFGDIVIVPYLDNYDLVVLKTLAICEYAVNMLLTKYVMKCDDDTFVRVDAVLEEAERINSKKSIYVGKLNYNHQPLRSGKWAVTYEEWPGEIYPPYADGPGYIVSSDIAQFIVTEFEKNRLRLFKMEDVSMGVWVEQFNKSRPVEYVHNSHFHQSGCIDDYYTAHYQSPKQLICLWERLQTEGQAICCNL
- the LOC130820529 gene encoding uncharacterized protein LOC130820529; this translates as MMNQNHLLPLLCLLFLLRPIQSQVCQRFCGDIPLRYPFGGGQGCGDPRFTKHVTCTQRQLTFITHTGSYPVTNIDYENQILYVSDPTMSTCFCTQPSEGFSLDWDAPFTFDDSSVFALLDCSVDSSPIYKGAINGNTTNVPQCANSGTTLCSSLYSCQPISQLNVPINTCCVYAPVDLGPTFEMDLKKVQCKAYTAIYSFNDQDTNPEAWKYGVALKYKFNVKNDYPLYCSNCEKSNGACAYTGIYNSFVCNCPSGVNTTTDCYFQNSWNAGLRLTPWIKGSLFQYCIVLLVFWISL